Proteins from a single region of Pseudodesulfovibrio portus:
- a CDS encoding glycosyltransferase family protein produces MSADITTICLVDAPPELGRAFEGEGYRVLDLHASPAPFFDLPAALAGAGFTPDLVLQVERLGVRSVLTGLDSLDCPLLFWAVDPHLNAHWHSAYARLFDVVCSTQKAWIPRLAERGAPDVRWLPWFGLDRPFNPWEERVHGLAFVGRVTDQRPARKWLVEYLMDKGAACNPAIRDSVPKAAMLDLYSRSKIIPNESIFGEVNFRLFEGACCGCLVVGQAIDEQAELFEPGREMDTYDHVVELDDKLAGYLANDKLVRTMSRAAHARVRAEHLPVHRARRIVEYARAASRNRATGSGAAKWTALTAGAMWEAGVSEVGLKTVLDLLGGVDQDGDIMAATLRLHALVDAPKLLEENLKALLTRPTAGAPDLNLAASMAALRLNDFKWAKTFWYRHLEDGGIEPVPPESPNALYTLWARDLQRRGLALRPGFGFDPARHLPATAMECLMMVLEDTPQDLPTLRLMDAVLRPVFGTGQTRVGYLSILTLFERDDWRLALEIALADLAACRLESGLEEMHLARELAVKAGQEPAFIRVLKGRDPSGRIAARLGIGG; encoded by the coding sequence ATGTCCGCCGACATCACCACCATCTGTCTCGTTGACGCGCCGCCGGAGCTCGGCCGGGCATTTGAAGGCGAGGGATACCGGGTCCTTGACCTGCATGCCTCGCCCGCCCCGTTTTTCGATCTGCCCGCCGCCCTGGCAGGGGCCGGGTTCACGCCCGACCTGGTCCTGCAGGTGGAGCGGCTGGGGGTGCGGTCCGTGCTGACCGGCCTGGATTCCCTTGATTGCCCCCTCCTGTTCTGGGCCGTGGACCCCCATCTCAACGCCCATTGGCACAGCGCGTACGCGCGGCTGTTCGACGTGGTCTGCTCCACCCAGAAGGCGTGGATTCCCCGGCTCGCCGAGCGCGGTGCGCCGGACGTCCGCTGGCTGCCGTGGTTCGGCCTGGACCGGCCGTTCAACCCGTGGGAGGAGCGCGTCCACGGCCTGGCCTTTGTGGGGCGCGTCACGGATCAGCGCCCGGCACGCAAGTGGCTGGTGGAATATCTCATGGACAAGGGAGCGGCCTGCAACCCGGCCATCCGCGACTCCGTGCCCAAGGCGGCCATGCTCGACCTCTATTCCCGGTCAAAGATCATTCCCAACGAATCCATCTTCGGGGAGGTCAACTTCCGGCTCTTCGAGGGAGCCTGCTGCGGCTGTCTGGTCGTGGGTCAGGCCATCGACGAGCAGGCCGAGCTGTTCGAGCCCGGCCGGGAGATGGACACCTATGATCACGTGGTGGAGCTGGACGACAAGCTGGCCGGGTACCTGGCCAACGACAAGCTGGTCCGGACCATGTCCAGGGCGGCCCACGCCCGCGTCAGGGCCGAACACCTGCCGGTCCACCGCGCCCGGCGCATCGTGGAATACGCGCGCGCCGCGAGTCGGAACCGGGCCACGGGAAGCGGGGCGGCCAAGTGGACCGCGCTCACGGCCGGGGCCATGTGGGAGGCGGGCGTTTCCGAGGTGGGGCTGAAGACGGTGCTCGATCTGCTGGGGGGCGTGGACCAGGACGGGGACATCATGGCCGCCACCCTGCGCCTCCATGCCCTGGTGGACGCGCCGAAGCTGCTGGAAGAGAATCTCAAGGCGTTGTTGACCCGGCCCACAGCCGGTGCGCCGGACCTCAACCTGGCCGCGTCCATGGCCGCCTTGCGCCTCAACGATTTCAAATGGGCCAAGACCTTCTGGTATAGGCACCTTGAGGACGGGGGAATCGAGCCGGTCCCGCCGGAAAGCCCGAACGCGCTCTACACCCTGTGGGCCAGGGACCTGCAGAGGCGGGGGCTGGCCCTGCGTCCGGGATTCGGGTTCGACCCGGCCCGCCACCTCCCGGCCACGGCCATGGAGTGCCTGATGATGGTGCTGGAGGACACGCCGCAGGATCTGCCCACGCTGCGCCTGATGGACGCCGTGCTCAGGCCCGTTTTCGGCACGGGCCAGACCCGGGTGGGCTACCTCTCCATCCTGACCCTGTTCGAGCGCGACGACTGGCGGCTGGCCCTGGAGATCGCCCTGGCCGACCTCGCGGCCTGCCGGTTGGAGTCCGGGCTGGAGGAGATGCACCTGGCCCGGGAGCTGGCCGTGAAGGCGGGGCAGGAGCCCGCGTTCATCCGCGTGCTCAAGGGGCGCGACCCGTCCGGGCGGATCGCGGCCAGGCTGGGCATCGGCGGCTAG
- a CDS encoding flagellar biosynthesis anti-sigma factor FlgM encodes MKGYKDSRVQCAVDMETERVFDEFDATESERPHRDPPDERARKIARLKAEVDAGTYKADVMDIARLLTSAMDPTL; translated from the coding sequence ATGAAGGGTTATAAGGATAGCCGCGTCCAGTGCGCGGTCGATATGGAAACGGAACGCGTTTTCGACGAGTTCGACGCCACCGAGTCGGAGCGGCCCCATCGGGACCCGCCCGATGAACGGGCACGCAAGATCGCCCGCCTCAAGGCGGAGGTCGATGCAGGCACCTACAAGGCGGACGTCATGGACATCGCGAGGCTCCTGACATCGGCCATGGACCCCACGCTGTAG
- the dgt gene encoding dGTP triphosphohydrolase has protein sequence MTQRMDWTRLLDASRYGSESGGDRVRSPFQKDIDRITFSDHFRRLARKTQVHPLNENDHIHSRLTHSLEVASVGKSLGELAGLFLEERGELPHGLQPRDVGEAVQGACLAHDIGNPPFGHSGEEAIKAWFRQNRDGLNHLRPEQRSDFIKFDGNAMAVRVLLSTGFYKTGMSPTHAVLGALLKYPWPSDFDAGKDKFSYFQTEADAMAEVAETLGLIPMDGRYSRPPLAYLTEAADDICYRIIDIEDGTEMGILDPMFMYDRFAAALGMDKDEKYAKLPDAHFRQRNSQIRAKLIHLATEEIAGLFETHYEAIMTGTFDVKSSLMEQSEGGICRTIHDVYGSITRTLFLSRRKAILELGAQNAIGRLLDQIMGEAHRFCTEEKSANRDKVKILIGDDIIDGIPTDRPDCHYRVVMAIVDYVSGMTDHYATELCRKLLGLGY, from the coding sequence ATGACGCAACGGATGGATTGGACGCGGCTTCTGGATGCTTCCCGGTATGGAAGCGAGAGCGGCGGGGACCGGGTGCGAAGCCCGTTTCAAAAAGACATCGACCGGATCACGTTCAGCGACCATTTTCGGCGGCTGGCGCGCAAGACGCAGGTCCACCCGCTCAACGAGAACGACCACATCCATTCCCGGCTGACCCACAGCCTGGAGGTGGCGTCCGTGGGCAAGAGCCTGGGCGAGCTGGCGGGGCTGTTTCTGGAGGAGCGGGGCGAGCTGCCCCACGGGCTGCAGCCCCGCGACGTGGGAGAGGCGGTCCAGGGTGCGTGCCTGGCGCACGACATCGGCAACCCGCCCTTCGGGCACAGCGGGGAGGAGGCCATCAAGGCCTGGTTCAGGCAAAACCGGGACGGCCTCAACCACCTGCGGCCGGAACAGCGCTCCGACTTCATCAAATTCGACGGCAACGCCATGGCCGTGCGCGTCCTGCTGTCCACCGGATTCTACAAGACCGGCATGAGCCCGACCCACGCCGTGCTCGGCGCGCTGCTCAAGTACCCGTGGCCCTCGGACTTCGACGCCGGGAAGGACAAGTTCAGCTACTTCCAGACCGAAGCCGACGCCATGGCCGAGGTCGCCGAGACCCTGGGGCTCATCCCCATGGACGGGCGGTACTCGCGGCCGCCCCTGGCCTACCTGACCGAGGCCGCCGACGACATCTGCTACCGGATCATCGACATCGAGGACGGCACCGAGATGGGTATCCTCGACCCCATGTTCATGTACGACCGCTTTGCCGCAGCCCTGGGCATGGACAAGGACGAAAAGTACGCAAAGCTGCCTGACGCCCACTTCCGGCAGCGCAACTCCCAGATACGGGCCAAGCTCATCCACCTGGCCACCGAGGAGATCGCCGGGCTCTTCGAGACCCATTACGAGGCCATCATGACCGGCACCTTCGACGTCAAGTCGAGCCTCATGGAGCAATCCGAGGGCGGCATCTGCCGGACCATCCACGACGTGTACGGTTCCATCACCAGGACCCTGTTCCTGTCCCGGCGAAAAGCCATCCTGGAGCTGGGCGCGCAAAACGCCATCGGACGCCTCCTGGACCAGATCATGGGCGAGGCGCACCGGTTCTGTACCGAGGAGAAATCCGCCAACCGGGACAAGGTGAAAATCCTCATCGGCGACGACATCATCGACGGTATCCCCACGGACCGCCCCGACTGCCACTACCGGGTCGTCATGGCCATCGTGGACTATGTCTCGGGCATGACCGACCACTACGCCACGGAGCTGTGCCGCAAGCTGCTCGGCCTGGGCTACTGA
- the htpG gene encoding molecular chaperone HtpG, producing the protein MGRKTSHKFKAEVSQLLDILVHSLYTNKEIFLRELVSNASDALEKVRFKSQSEGEDDGVTQEIRITVDKDAGTLTITDTGIGMTRDELMRNIGTIAHSGTAELTRLAEEGKESLDSLIGRFGVGFYSVYMVADEVTVTTRSAEEGAAPIAWTSDGKTDYKLQELDEDRPRGTEIVVHLKKDLADRFTNEAHLKQIINKHSNFINFPIFVGEERVNTIQALWREPKFQITSDQYAEFYKFLTFDAEDPFDTLHTSVDAPVQFNALMFIPKSGDDPFGLGRENRGLDLYVRRVLIEKQNKDLLPEYLGFLKGVVDTEDLPLNISRETLQDNILMRKISSTLTKQVFTHLEKMAKDDADRYNEFWRAHGELFKAGYMDFLNKDKFGGLVRFNSSASEDAKGLTSFADYIGRAKEEQKEIYYAYGPSREALGLSPHLEVFRRKSIEVLYLYEPIDEFVMDALREFDGYALVAAEHAEMDKLDKFESLEKEDKPEALSEEQKSTLDKLVARFKDALGDSVTEVKPSTRLSDSPVCLSNPDGQFTSSMDKIMRVMHKDSSIPKKVLEINPDHALIRNMLSIMERDENDPFIDQAANQLFESALLLEGYLTDPHALVGRVQDLLTKSSGWYVDASK; encoded by the coding sequence ATGGGCAGAAAAACCAGCCACAAATTCAAGGCCGAAGTCAGCCAGTTGCTCGATATTCTGGTCCACTCGCTGTACACCAACAAGGAAATCTTCCTGCGCGAGCTCGTCTCCAACGCGTCCGACGCCCTGGAGAAGGTCCGCTTCAAGTCCCAGAGCGAGGGCGAGGACGACGGCGTGACCCAGGAAATCCGCATCACCGTCGACAAGGACGCCGGGACCCTGACCATCACCGACACCGGCATCGGCATGACCCGCGACGAGCTGATGCGAAACATCGGCACCATCGCCCACTCCGGCACCGCCGAGCTGACCCGGCTGGCCGAGGAGGGCAAGGAGTCCCTCGACTCCCTGATCGGCCGGTTCGGCGTGGGCTTCTATTCCGTGTACATGGTGGCCGACGAGGTGACCGTGACCACCCGATCCGCCGAGGAAGGGGCCGCCCCCATCGCCTGGACGTCTGACGGCAAGACCGACTACAAGCTCCAGGAACTGGACGAGGACCGACCGCGCGGCACCGAGATCGTGGTCCACCTCAAGAAGGATCTGGCCGACCGGTTCACCAACGAGGCGCACCTCAAGCAGATCATCAACAAGCACTCCAATTTCATCAATTTCCCCATCTTCGTGGGTGAGGAGCGCGTCAACACCATCCAGGCCCTGTGGCGCGAGCCCAAGTTCCAGATCACATCCGATCAGTACGCCGAGTTCTACAAGTTCCTGACGTTCGACGCCGAGGACCCGTTCGACACCCTGCACACGTCCGTTGACGCGCCGGTCCAGTTCAACGCCCTGATGTTCATTCCCAAGTCCGGCGACGACCCGTTCGGCCTGGGCCGGGAGAACCGGGGGTTGGACCTGTACGTCCGCCGCGTGCTCATCGAAAAGCAGAACAAGGACCTGCTGCCCGAATACCTGGGCTTCCTCAAGGGCGTGGTGGACACCGAGGACCTGCCCCTGAACATTTCGCGCGAGACCCTGCAGGACAACATCCTGATGCGCAAGATCAGCTCCACCCTGACCAAGCAGGTCTTCACCCATCTGGAGAAGATGGCCAAGGACGACGCGGACCGGTACAACGAGTTCTGGCGCGCCCACGGCGAGCTGTTCAAGGCGGGCTACATGGACTTCCTGAACAAGGACAAGTTCGGCGGCCTGGTGCGTTTCAACTCTTCCGCCTCCGAGGACGCAAAGGGGCTGACCTCGTTCGCCGACTACATCGGTCGGGCCAAGGAAGAGCAGAAGGAAATCTACTACGCCTACGGCCCCAGCCGCGAGGCCCTCGGCCTGTCCCCGCACCTGGAGGTTTTCCGCAGGAAGTCCATCGAGGTCCTGTACCTCTACGAGCCCATCGACGAATTCGTCATGGACGCCCTGCGCGAATTCGACGGCTACGCGCTGGTGGCCGCCGAGCACGCGGAGATGGACAAGCTCGACAAGTTCGAGTCCCTGGAAAAGGAGGACAAGCCCGAGGCCCTGAGCGAGGAGCAGAAATCCACCCTGGACAAGCTCGTTGCCCGCTTCAAGGACGCGCTCGGCGACTCCGTGACCGAGGTCAAGCCGTCCACCCGGCTGTCCGACTCCCCGGTCTGCCTGTCCAACCCGGACGGCCAGTTCACTTCCTCCATGGACAAGATCATGCGCGTCATGCATAAGGACTCGTCCATTCCCAAGAAGGTGCTGGAGATCAACCCGGACCACGCGCTCATCCGCAACATGCTGTCCATCATGGAAAGGGATGAGAACGACCCGTTCATCGACCAGGCCGCCAACCAGCTCTTCGAATCCGCCCTGCTGCTCGAAGGCTACCTGACCGACCCCCACGCCCTGGTGGGCCGCGTTCAGGACCTGCTCACCAAGTCCAGCGGCTGGTACGTGGACGCAAGCAAATAA
- a CDS encoding helix-turn-helix domain-containing protein, translating into MTGKKVLSVAEIARELDLPESTVHYWKNRFAQHLPSVGRGRQKRFRPEAVEVFATISKLLKEGHTARDVMDQLAHSYPLQADAMPESVGVPAAMAVNGPSMEPVMKMAAAIGMEIAKSVGDGIRSVLDSQNAGGADISDVRQGLEDAAGRITAAMEETEALKSENKELKQKLAVMEAEMVRLRKDRREMEKYLLDKIKSVST; encoded by the coding sequence ATGACCGGCAAAAAAGTGCTTTCCGTGGCTGAGATCGCCCGCGAACTGGATCTGCCCGAGTCCACGGTGCATTACTGGAAGAACCGGTTCGCCCAGCACCTGCCCTCGGTGGGGCGCGGTCGCCAGAAGCGGTTTCGGCCCGAAGCCGTTGAGGTTTTTGCCACCATCTCCAAATTGCTCAAGGAAGGGCACACGGCCCGCGACGTCATGGACCAGCTGGCCCATTCCTACCCCCTGCAGGCCGACGCCATGCCCGAATCCGTCGGCGTCCCGGCGGCCATGGCCGTGAACGGCCCGTCCATGGAGCCGGTCATGAAGATGGCCGCGGCCATCGGCATGGAGATCGCCAAGTCCGTGGGCGACGGCATCCGCTCCGTGCTCGACTCCCAAAACGCGGGAGGCGCGGATATTTCCGACGTGCGCCAGGGGCTTGAGGACGCGGCCGGGCGCATCACGGCCGCCATGGAGGAGACCGAGGCCCTCAAGAGCGAGAACAAGGAACTCAAGCAGAAGCTGGCGGTCATGGAAGCGGAGATGGTCCGGCTGAGGAAGGACCGCCGCGAAATGGAAAAGTACCTCCTTGACAAGATCAAATCAGTATCTACCTAG
- a CDS encoding DoxX family protein, with protein MKPLLSGSPAYFILRLILGGLFLYAGILKLSDPEGFAMTINLYGLVTWRMSTLLAYAIPTVEVITGLGLILDLRGALAAVVVQLLGFMCILLYALYIGLDADCGCFGTPRATDNDPTGPLQAFLRDGAMLIGCAAIYWQRRLGGHIPRPLPLPFSKLR; from the coding sequence ATGAAACCTCTCCTGTCCGGCAGCCCGGCCTATTTCATCCTCAGGCTCATCCTGGGCGGCCTGTTCCTCTATGCGGGCATCCTCAAGCTCTCGGACCCGGAAGGCTTCGCCATGACCATCAACCTGTACGGGCTGGTCACATGGCGCATGTCCACCCTTCTGGCCTACGCCATCCCGACCGTTGAGGTCATCACCGGCCTGGGGCTGATCCTCGACCTGCGCGGGGCTCTTGCGGCCGTTGTCGTACAGTTGTTGGGGTTCATGTGCATCTTGCTCTACGCCCTGTACATCGGGCTGGACGCGGATTGCGGTTGCTTCGGCACGCCACGGGCCACGGACAACGATCCGACGGGCCCGCTCCAGGCCTTCCTGCGCGACGGGGCCATGCTCATCGGCTGCGCCGCCATCTACTGGCAGCGCCGCTTGGGCGGGCATATCCCGCGCCCGCTCCCCCTGCCCTTCTCCAAACTGCGATAG
- a CDS encoding MerR family transcriptional regulator, whose amino-acid sequence MTISDTAKRLGLSPHTLRYYEKIGLIRDVERASGRRVYTDRDLIWLEFVLRLKATGMGLARIKRYADLRYEGDETVPERKAMLLSHRQDLESAIARLKSNLVALDHKIELYEAMEKEHDAL is encoded by the coding sequence ATGACAATCAGCGACACGGCCAAACGACTCGGACTCAGCCCGCACACCCTGCGGTACTATGAAAAGATCGGCCTGATCCGCGACGTGGAGCGGGCCTCGGGGCGGCGCGTCTACACCGACCGCGACCTGATCTGGCTGGAATTCGTGCTGCGCCTCAAGGCGACCGGCATGGGGCTTGCCCGGATTAAACGGTACGCCGACCTGCGCTACGAGGGCGACGAGACCGTCCCGGAGCGAAAGGCCATGCTGCTTTCCCACAGGCAGGACCTCGAGTCGGCCATCGCCCGGCTCAAGTCCAATCTGGTCGCCCTCGACCACAAGATCGAACTGTATGAAGCCATGGAGAAAGAGCATGACGCGTTATGA
- a CDS encoding carboxymuconolactone decarboxylase family protein, whose amino-acid sequence MKKLEEIDGQAGQAVVDGLRDIAPDFAHYLIEFPFGDIYSRPGLDLESREIATIAALTAMGTAAPQLKVHIAAGLNVGLTREQITETIMQMAVYAGFPAALNGLFAAREVFAAH is encoded by the coding sequence ATGAAGAAGCTTGAGGAAATCGACGGACAGGCAGGGCAGGCAGTGGTGGACGGCCTCCGGGACATCGCCCCGGATTTCGCCCATTACCTGATCGAGTTCCCCTTCGGAGACATCTACTCGCGCCCCGGACTGGACCTCGAATCGCGGGAGATAGCCACCATCGCGGCCCTGACCGCCATGGGCACGGCTGCCCCGCAACTCAAGGTGCACATCGCCGCCGGGCTCAACGTGGGCCTGACCCGCGAACAGATCACCGAGACCATCATGCAGATGGCCGTGTACGCCGGGTTCCCGGCCGCCCTGAACGGGTTGTTCGCCGCCCGCGAGGTGTTCGCGGCCCATTAG
- a CDS encoding glycine zipper domain-containing protein, which produces MRTVIAFALMIALLTGCTANRAQNGALLGSLAGATVGALTFKNKVSGAAIGAGTGLLVGYIAGNEMDKMDAYDQSRVVDTLETTPSGRQTQWVNPDTRTHYEAVPQPPRQYDNGRVERDVTLKARMADGSTETIYARAYRQPDGSWQLVQ; this is translated from the coding sequence ATGAGAACCGTCATAGCATTTGCACTGATGATAGCCCTGCTGACCGGCTGTACTGCCAACCGGGCCCAGAACGGAGCCCTGCTCGGCTCCCTGGCCGGTGCCACCGTAGGCGCCCTGACCTTCAAGAACAAGGTGTCCGGCGCGGCCATCGGCGCGGGAACCGGATTGCTGGTGGGGTACATCGCCGGCAACGAGATGGACAAGATGGACGCCTACGACCAGAGCCGGGTGGTCGATACCCTGGAAACCACTCCCTCCGGCCGCCAGACCCAATGGGTCAACCCCGACACCCGCACCCACTACGAGGCCGTGCCCCAGCCGCCTCGCCAGTACGACAACGGCCGCGTCGAGCGCGACGTGACGCTCAAGGCGCGCATGGCCGACGGGTCCACCGAGACCATATACGCCCGCGCCTACAGACAGCCCGACGGCTCCTGGCAGCTGGTCCAGTAG
- a CDS encoding EAL domain-containing protein produces MTLDNLKTLLKFTPFRVLLPSALMLLLFAGSIFMYMLPTIERELMESKKRISIELTGSVISALEHFYALSQQGEVTEEYAKKLAREFVRSMRYGPESKDYFWVTDERAVMIMHPYRRDLIGRNMTEFRDREGTRVFSEFVRVAKEGHAGFVRYYWQWNDDPERVEAKLSYVHVFPQWGWIVGTGLYVADVEQEIAVFRNRAALILLGILFIIASLSVYILRQSAMGEQKRALIQSQRERLVRVLQESEERYRTIADFAYGWEAWIGLDGSIIYCSPACERITGYPPERFFEEPELVRSIILEDDRGAWDAYLLSANNEHGDSLDFRITTADNKTRWIGVVGRSVSGINNKPLGVRFSFRDITDNKLMEEQLRHQALHDPLTNLANRTLCLDRINQAMRRASRRGSYYFAVVFLDLDRFKVINDSLGHRFGDMVLTETAIRLTAEMRGLDTVARFGGDEFVLLLDELSSPGEAIRIVKRVRQRLSEPFLFQENQVQTTASFGLVLSPIPNIRPGDVLQHANIAMHRAKEAGRNRFKVFTERMLETAVDQLTLENDMRRGLESGEFHVAFQPIMDISGHDVIGFEALARWDHPDRGAIPPSEFIPLAEESGLIIPLGEWVLYESLRTLADWRTRTDKAKDVSVSVNLSSKQFIRSELDKIVLRALAEFDLDPSSLKLEITESTIMENPESAIRILKRLRKEGVRFSIDDFGKGYSSLSQLQQLPVDTLKVDRAFISRMKTDPENMEIVKAVIALAHSLDLDVVAEGVEEPGQLCSLIDLECECVQGFYFHRPLPTDEALQLLMLRGGGSDGDARENVARASRRCREEGAE; encoded by the coding sequence ATGACCCTGGATAATCTGAAGACCTTACTTAAGTTCACGCCGTTTAGGGTACTCCTGCCCTCCGCGCTGATGCTCCTGCTTTTTGCCGGGTCCATCTTCATGTACATGCTCCCCACCATTGAACGCGAGCTCATGGAGTCCAAGAAAAGGATTTCCATCGAGTTGACCGGGTCGGTCATCAGCGCCCTCGAGCATTTTTACGCCCTGTCCCAACAAGGTGAAGTGACGGAAGAATACGCCAAGAAGCTGGCGCGGGAGTTCGTCCGATCCATGCGCTACGGGCCGGAGAGCAAGGACTATTTCTGGGTCACCGATGAACGCGCCGTCATGATCATGCATCCCTACCGGCGCGATCTGATCGGCAGGAACATGACCGAATTCCGGGACCGGGAAGGAACCCGGGTTTTCTCGGAATTCGTGCGCGTCGCCAAGGAGGGGCACGCGGGCTTCGTCCGCTACTACTGGCAGTGGAACGACGATCCCGAACGGGTGGAGGCGAAGCTGTCCTACGTGCACGTGTTCCCGCAGTGGGGCTGGATCGTCGGCACCGGGCTGTATGTGGCCGACGTCGAACAGGAGATAGCGGTCTTTCGGAATCGCGCCGCCTTGATCCTGTTGGGCATCCTGTTCATCATCGCTTCCCTTTCCGTCTATATCCTGCGGCAATCTGCCATGGGCGAGCAGAAGAGGGCGCTCATCCAGAGCCAGCGGGAGCGGCTGGTGCGCGTCCTTCAGGAGAGCGAGGAGCGGTATCGGACCATCGCCGACTTCGCCTACGGGTGGGAGGCCTGGATCGGGCTCGACGGTTCCATAATCTATTGTTCCCCTGCCTGCGAGCGGATCACCGGGTATCCCCCCGAACGATTTTTCGAGGAGCCGGAATTGGTGCGCTCCATCATCCTTGAGGATGACCGGGGCGCATGGGATGCCTATCTGCTGTCGGCCAACAACGAGCATGGCGATTCCCTGGATTTCCGGATCACGACCGCCGACAACAAAACCCGCTGGATCGGCGTGGTGGGACGGTCCGTCTCCGGCATCAACAACAAGCCGCTGGGTGTGCGGTTCAGCTTCAGGGACATCACGGACAACAAGCTCATGGAGGAGCAGCTTCGCCATCAGGCCCTGCACGATCCGCTGACCAACCTGGCCAACCGCACCCTGTGCCTGGACCGCATCAACCAGGCCATGCGCCGGGCCAGCCGCCGGGGCAGCTATTATTTCGCCGTGGTGTTCCTCGATCTGGACCGCTTCAAGGTCATCAACGATTCCCTGGGCCACCGCTTCGGGGACATGGTGCTGACCGAGACCGCCATCCGGCTGACGGCCGAGATGCGCGGCCTGGACACGGTGGCCCGTTTCGGCGGCGACGAGTTCGTCCTGCTTCTGGACGAGCTGTCCAGCCCGGGCGAGGCCATCCGCATCGTCAAGCGCGTCCGTCAGCGTTTATCCGAGCCGTTCCTGTTCCAGGAGAACCAGGTGCAGACCACGGCCAGTTTCGGGCTCGTGCTCAGCCCCATTCCCAACATCCGGCCCGGCGACGTGCTCCAGCACGCCAACATCGCCATGCATCGGGCCAAGGAAGCGGGCCGCAACCGGTTCAAGGTCTTCACCGAGCGGATGCTGGAGACCGCCGTGGACCAGCTCACCCTGGAAAACGACATGCGCCGCGGGCTCGAAAGCGGGGAATTCCACGTGGCCTTCCAACCCATCATGGACATCAGCGGCCACGACGTCATCGGCTTCGAGGCGCTGGCCCGGTGGGACCACCCGGACAGGGGGGCCATCCCGCCGTCTGAATTCATTCCCCTGGCCGAGGAGTCCGGCCTGATCATCCCCCTTGGCGAGTGGGTGCTCTACGAGTCGCTACGGACCCTGGCCGACTGGCGGACCAGGACGGACAAGGCCAAGGACGTATCCGTGTCGGTCAATCTTTCCTCCAAGCAGTTCATCCGCTCGGAACTGGACAAGATAGTCCTCAGGGCGCTTGCCGAATTCGACCTGGACCCGTCCAGTCTCAAGCTGGAGATCACCGAGTCCACCATCATGGAAAACCCGGAATCCGCCATCCGCATCCTCAAGCGGCTGCGCAAGGAGGGCGTGCGGTTCTCCATCGACGACTTCGGCAAGGGGTATTCCTCCCTGTCCCAGCTCCAGCAGCTGCCCGTGGACACCCTCAAGGTCGATCGCGCCTTCATCTCGCGCATGAAGACCGACCCGGAGAACATGGAGATCGTCAAGGCGGTCATCGCCCTGGCCCACTCCCTGGATCTCGACGTGGTGGCCGAAGGCGTCGAGGAACCGGGACAGCTCTGTTCCCTCATCGACCTGGAGTGCGAATGCGTCCAGGGGTTCTATTTCCACCGTCCCCTGCCCACCGATGAAGCCCTGCAACTGCTCATGCTGCGTGGCGGCGGGAGTGACGGAGACGCCCGGGAGAATGTGGCACGGGCCAGTCGACGCTGTCGGGAAGAAGGCGCGGAGTAG
- a CDS encoding GGDEF domain-containing protein produces the protein MTSHRTATKLKLRYKAFYVLSIVALCVLLCVNFGIVYTLIATPPENPESLLRLFYLTMVAGFFILAAQALLVFKRFVSILDRDSLALTAMADQLERLVVYDAMTKTFNRIKFEEVAARELNNVRRYGNDLSGIIFDVDDYRTINETHGYKAGDKFLCNLSSYVEGMLRNNDYLFRWRGGKFVILAPHTDVDKAAIVAEKLRQVVSHKIFGGKIRMTISLGVAQAGREDSVDSLMQRLQAALAGAKNSGRNRVIVKREDELAA, from the coding sequence ATGACCAGCCACCGCACCGCCACCAAGCTCAAGCTGCGCTACAAGGCCTTCTACGTCCTGAGCATCGTCGCCCTGTGTGTGTTGTTGTGCGTCAACTTCGGCATCGTCTACACCCTGATCGCCACCCCGCCAGAAAACCCGGAGTCCCTGCTGCGGCTCTTCTACCTGACCATGGTGGCCGGTTTCTTCATCCTGGCCGCCCAGGCGTTGCTGGTATTCAAGCGGTTCGTGTCCATCCTGGACAGGGACAGCCTCGCCCTCACCGCCATGGCCGATCAGCTGGAGCGGCTGGTGGTGTACGACGCCATGACCAAGACGTTCAACCGGATCAAGTTCGAAGAGGTGGCGGCACGGGAGCTGAACAACGTGCGCCGCTACGGCAACGACCTGTCCGGCATCATTTTCGACGTGGACGACTACCGCACCATCAACGAGACCCACGGGTACAAGGCGGGCGACAAGTTCTTGTGCAATCTGTCCAGCTATGTGGAAGGGATGCTCAGGAACAACGATTATCTCTTCCGCTGGCGCGGCGGCAAATTCGTCATCCTGGCCCCGCATACGGATGTGGACAAGGCGGCCATCGTCGCGGAAAAGCTCCGCCAGGTCGTGAGCCACAAGATCTTCGGCGGAAAGATTCGCATGACCATTTCCCTCGGGGTGGCTCAGGCCGGTCGGGAAGATTCCGTGGACTCCCTCATGCAGCGCCTCCAGGCGGCCCTGGCCGGGGCCAAGAACTCCGGCAGGAACAGGGTGATCGTCAAGCGCGAGGATGAACTTGCGGCCTGA